The following is a genomic window from bacterium.
GTCTGGTGGACGTGCTGCTCGGCGGAGCGGTGGAGGACCGTCGACGCGCCCTTGGCGGCGTAGCCGTACTTGTGGAGATCGGCGGAGATCGTGCGGACGCCCTCGACCCGGAAGTCCCATTCGGGGAGCAGGACGCCCTCGCGCTCGGCAAAGGGGTTCAGGTAGCCGCCGACGCAGGCGTCGACGTGGAGCCAGACGTTCCGCTCGAGGGCCAGGTCACTCAGCGCCGGGATCGGATCGACCAGCCCGTACGGGAAGCAGGGCGCCGAGCCCATGATCATGAGCGTCCGGTCGTCCATCGCCTCGGCCATCGCCGCCGGGTCCGCCAGGAATTCATTGTCGACGTCCACCCGTCGGATCTCGAGGCCGAGATAGTGAGCGGCCTTGTCGAAGGCGAGATGGGCCGTCCGGGGCAGCACGAGGTTCGCGCCGATCACGTCGACGCCGCGGGAAGCGGCTTCGTCGCGGCAGGTCTTGACCGCGAGGATGATGCTCTCGGTTCCGCCGCTCGTGATGTTGCCCGTGCCTTCGACCGGGCCGTTCAGCAGGTCGATCGCCATCGCGATGACCTCGGTCTCCATCCGCTTCAGGCTCGGGAAGGCCGCCGGCCCGAGCGCATTCTCGGATTGGTAGAGGGCGTAGGCTTCCTTGGCGACCTCGAGTACGTCCTCGCCCGGGTGGAAGACGTAGACGGCGCTCTTCTTGCTCCGCCAGTCGATGTCTTCGGAGCCGAGGCCGATCAGGCGCTCGCGCAGGGCGGGCCAGGCCTCGCCCTTCTCGGGGAGGCGGACGCCCGCGTCTTCCTCCGCGCCGCTCAGGGGATCAGCCCCTGGACCGCCGCCGGCATGTCCTCGGCGACGCGCACGATCGGGATGCCCGTCTGGATCGCCTGATCCATCTCGACGACCGCCCGCGGCAGGTCTTCGAAGGCGTAGATCTCGTCGTGGATGGTCGGCTTGAAGACCGAGCCGTAGAGCGACGTGGCGGCGTCGATGCCGGTGGGCGTCTCGTAGTGCGTGTGGTCGAGCGTGATCTGCTTGGCCGAGGCGCCCGCCGAGTTGTAGGTGCAGTCGCGGCTCAGCTGCCAGCCGGCCGAGACGTTCACGCCCAGGCGGGAGGCGGCGGTGATGCCGGCGTCGAAGCACGGGCCGCGCATCAGGTCGCACACGATGTGCATGCCGACGCCGTCGGTCAGGCTCTTCACTTCCTTGCCGAAGGCCTTGATGTCCGCGCGATCGGCGAAGCGGTTGTACTGCTTCTGGTCGATGCCGATGATCCCGAACTTCGCGAGGGCCGCGCGGCGCTCCGGGGAGCCCGAGCAGAAATACGCCTTGTGGCCGCGGTGGGCCGCGAGCATCAGGAAGAGCTCGGAGACGCCGCCGCCGAAGCCCAGGACGTTGAAGGTCGCGAGCTGTTCGTCGGGCAGCTTCACGCGCAGGATCCCCTCGGCGCGGCGCCACATGTGGTAGGCGGTCGGGGCGCGCAGGGGCAGGGCGGCGATCTCCCAGAGGTTCAGGCCGCAGTCGAGCGGGGCGTGGACCAGCTGCCAATCGCCGACGACGCACTCCTCGGCGTACCAGCCGATCGAGTCGGGCTGGTCGTAGGCCCAGATGCGGAGCGGGTAGCCGTAGGCGTCGGGGTCGCCGTTGCAGTGGGTGATGACGATGTCGCCGGGCTTGAACTTCGTGACGTTCGCGCCGACCTCGGTCACCTCGCCGAGGGCCGAATTGCCGGGGTAGATCTTGCCGCCGCGCAGGTCGGCGATGTTGACCGTGTCGGCGGTCGCCGCGTGGGTCAGGTTGTGCTCGGCGGAGACGGCGAGGGTGCGGAACTTGACGTCGCCCGGGCCGACGTTCGCGAGCTCGAGGGTGTCGAGGGCGATCACCTTCGTGATGTCCATCCTGGACAGGTCGTCGTTCACTCGGGCGCGCTCGGCGGCGATCGCGTCGGCGGTGATGGCATAGGCGCGGCAGGAAGACATTGGGGTTCCTCGTCGGATCTCGGACAGGGGTTCGTGGTGGGATCGTGGCCGGGCGGCGCGCGAGCGGGCCTGAGGGATCATCAGCGCGCGAAGGCCCCTCGGCCGGCGCGCGAGGATAGCGGGAGGCGGAGCGGGGCGCTGCGCCTCGGCGGCCGGCAGCAGTGACGCAAGTTCAGCCGTCGTTTTACCCATGTTGGGTGGTTGGTGTCCGCGCGCGGCCGGCAGGGCGCGCGAGAGCGTGCTCAATCGGGTTTCGCCCGGCCGGGTCCGGTCCCTGCCTTGCAACGCCTCCGTCTCGGGAACGGGCCATCGGTCGCACCGGAGGCGGCGTGAGGCGGAGAGGACGAAAGATCGGACGGGCGGCGGCGCTTCGCCGTTCGGCCTGCCTGCGCGAAGAGGAGATCGCGGTCGTTCGACGCGCGCGCCGGATCGCCTGCGGCTTCGTGATCGGCCTGCTCGCGATCGCGTTCGCGGCGAGCGACGCGACCGCGACGCCGCTCGACCTGAGCGATCTCCGCGCCCGCTGGATCGAGGTGCGCTTCGAGATCTCCCCTGCCGACGAGCCGGGCAGCCTCGACCGCCTGTGGAGCGCGCCGCGTCGCGCGCGTCTCGAGCCGATCTCCGGGACGCGGAGCGTCTCGATCCGCGTCCCGGCGCCCGAGCTGGAGGCACAGCTCCGCTCGACGGGCACCGACGCGGTCGCGGGCAGCTTCACCGACTTCGTGTGGACCCTCGACCCCGTGACCGGCCACGTCCACAGTGCCGGATTCGCGGGGCGGGTCCACGAGCATCTCCGGTTGGGGCCGATCCGGACGAAGGCCGCGATCGACATCCGCGTCGACATGAACACCGAGGCCCACGCGGGCTTCGTCCCGAGCGCAGGCCTCTTCGGGGTCCGCACGCATCGCTTCTGCCGTCCCCAGGCTCGGGCCGGCTCCGGGTGCGTGGCCGTTCGTCCCGCGCGCTTCGATCCGGTCCGGGGCTACGTGAACGCGGTCGGTCGGGTCCACGCGGCCCACCCCCTGGCCGAGATCACGGCTTTCTCCCCGCTGGGCGAGGTCGAGTTCCGGGAGCGCGCGGAAGGCGGAACCGATTCGGCCCGCTCCGGCCCTTCTCTCCGGGAAGCGGTATGCTCTTCGGCGTTCGACCGCTCGTGTCCGGTCGACGGGGGGGACACATGAACACGATGATCCGCGGTGGACTGGGCGTACTCCTGGCCACCGCCCTGATCTCGCTGCTGACGACTCTATCGCTCGCGACGCCGGCGTTCGCGCAGTCGCAGCTCCACCAGATCACCTGGGCGCATGCCGAGCCCGAGACCGTCAGCCACTTCGTCATCCTGGTTTCGGAGACCGAGGGCCAGGTCGAAGGCGCGCGGGAAGAGAACGTCGGGAAGCCCCAGGGCGATGCGGTCGGCCGATACACGCTCTTCTCGGCGATGATCGCCTTCGAGCCGACGGAATTCCTGGCGGTCAGCGCCGTCGGGTTCGACGGCCGGCGTAGCGAGCCCTCCGACTGGGGCGCGATGCCGCCCACGCGGCCGGGCCAGCCGCTGCTGGTGGACTGAGTCCGGGCCGCTGCCCGGCTCGTCGGACTCCCGAGCGTAGATGATGGGATCGCCTCCTCGAGCGCGCCCGTGCCGTCCCGCGACACCCCTCGTCGCGCGGCGCGCGCTCGTTCTGGTTCTGGCCGCTGCCCTCGTCCTGGCGTTGGCCACCGGCTGCGCCGGTGGCGTGAATGGCAACCCCGGCGTGATCCATCACGTCGCTCGGGGCGAGAATCTCTACCGGATCGGGCTGCGCTACGGCGTACCCGCCAAGGAGATCGCGCGGGTCAACGGCATCCGCGACGTGACCGAGCTCCGTGTCGGACAACGGCTCTTCATTCCGAAGGGGGGCGGCAAGCGGACGCCCAACGTCTCGGCGAAGAAGCGCGATCGCGAGCCGCGACTCTCGGGCAACACGGCGGAGGCGCGTCGTCGCGCCGAGAAGAGCCGCAAGGAGAAGCGGGGTCTCGAGCTCGCCTGGCCGGTCAAGGGGAAGCTCAGCTCCAAGTTCGGACGTCGCTGGGGACGCAACCACGAGGGCATCGACATCTCGGCCCCGACCGGCACGCCGATCGTCGCCGCCGAGGCCGGCCGCGTGACCTTCGCGGGACGAAAGGGCGCCTACGGCAAGGTGGTCATCGTGAAGCACGCGGGTCGCTACCGCACGCTCTACGCCCACGCGAGCAAGCTCGTCGTGCGCAGCGGTCAGTTCGTCGAGCGCGGCCAGAAGATCGCCGAGGTCGGCTCGACCGGACGCTCGACGGCGCCGCACCTCCACTTCGAGGTCGTGCGCGCGGGGAACAAGCAGAACCCGCTCGGCTACCTGCCGTAGCTCCGGGCGGTCGGCGCTGGCCTCGCGCGCCGGGGCCCGCCTAGCGATCGGCTTCGAGCTTCTCCCGGAAGGCCTGCGCGGGGATCGCGCCGGAGAAGTGGAAGCCCTGCATCTCGTGGCAGCCCTGCGCAGCGAGGAACTCGGCCTGGTCGGCGTGGCTCACGCCTTCGGCGATGGGGTGCAGGTGGAGGTCCTGCGCCATGCGGATCACGTTGGCGAGCAGCTGACTGCCTTCGCCGTCCGGCGCGATCGTGTCGACGAGGCGACGGTCGAGCTTCAGCACGTCGATCGGCTGGCTCATCAGGACGGCGAGGGCCGAGTAGCCCTTGCCGAAGTCGTCGAGGACGATTCGGACGCCCATGCGGCGCAGCTCTTCGAGGCTCGAGGCCGTCGTGTCGTCGTCCCGGAGCAGGAGACTCTCGGTGATCTCGAGGTCGAGGAGCTGCGGCGGAAGGCCGGCGTGCTTCAGGGCGTCGACGACGGCCGTGAAGACGTCGTCCTGCTCGAACTGGAGCGGCGAGACGTTGACGGAGAGGCGGATGGGCTCGTCGCAGCTCGCGAGCCACATCGCGCCTTCCTGGCAGGCTCGCATGAGCGTCCATCGACCGAGGCTCGTGATGAAGCCCGTGTCCTCGGCGATGCGCAGGACCTCGTCCGGCGAGACCCGGCCGAGCGTCGGCGAGGACCAGCGGAGGAGGGCCTCCGCGCCCACGATCCGGTCCGTTCGGTAGTCGACCCGCGGCTGATAATGGAGCTCGATCTCTTCGCGGTCGAGGGCGGCGCGGAGCTCGTTCTCGAGGGAGAGGCGTCGGATCGCGCCGTCTTCCATCGACTGGGTGAAGAAACGAAAGCCGCCGCCGTTGCCCTTGGCCGCGTAGAGCGCGGCATCGGCCCGCTTGCGGAGATCGTCGGGGGTCTGACCGTCGCCCGGATAGACCGCGATGCCCGCGGAGGCAGAGGGGGTGAGGGTCTGGCCCAGCAGATCCACGGGCTGCTGCATCGCCGATAACATTCGTGCGGCGACGCGCTCCGCATCGGCGGGGCCGTGGATGCCCGAGAGCAGGACGGTGAACTCGTCGCCGCCGAGTCGGGAGACCAGGCCTTCCTGGTTTGCGCTGCCGTCGTGATCGAGACAGACCACGTCATGGGCGCGGACGGAGTCCGAGAGCCGCGCGGAGACCACGCGAAGGAGCTGGTCGCCCGCATCGTGTCCGAGGGTGTCGTTGATCAGCTTGAAGCGGTCGAGATCGATGTAGAGGAGGGCCAGCTGCTCGCGTTCGCGCTTGGCTCGGGCGAGCGCGTTGGCCAGGCAATCGTCGAAGTGGCGGCGGTTGCCGAGTCCCGTCAGCTCGTCGATGCGACTCCGCGCCTCGGCCTCGGCGAGCCGCTGCATGTGGTCGGTCGTGTCCTCGCACACGCCGAAGACGCGCGAAGAACTTCCTTCATGGATCGCTCCGAAAGCCCTGCCACGCGTACGGAAATGCCGCTGCTTTCCGTTCACGTCGGTCAGCCGGATCTGGACGCAGAAGGGGGTGCTCGACCGGGCCGCCTCGAAGAGCGTGCCGGCGAAGAGCGCGCGGTCGTCGGTGTGGATGCAGTCGAGGAGCGGCGTCGGCGCCATCGTGTCGCCGTCGTCGTCGTAGCCGATCAGGCGCTGGAGCTGGGGCGACGGACAGAAGGTGCCGGTGTCCGGTCGGAAGTCGAAGTAGACGAGGTCCATCGTCGACTCGAGCTGCTGGAGCGTCGTGGCCTGGCTCTTGAGCTCCTCGAACCGCTGCCAGCGCGCGAGCACGGCGCGGACGTGGTCGGCGACCCGTGCGAAGTCGATCGACGCCGGGAGGAGCTCGAAGACGTGATGGTCGACGCAGGGATGCGCGTTCTCGCTCTGCGGGGTGTGCAGCACGATGGCGGGCGCACCGGGAAACGTCTCGACGATCTGCTCGCAGGTGGCCGCGAACTCGAGGCCGCCTGCACCGGGCAGGAGGAGCACGACCATCGGGTCGAGTCGCGAGCGCGCGAGGTCGTACACGTGGAGTCCGCCGGCTTCCAGGTGGCGGACGATCTCCGCGACGCGCTCGTCGTCGGTCGCACTCCAGATCGCGACGTCGATTTGCCGCTCTTCGGGCATTCCCTCTCCCACGCATCCCGCGCACGCGCCCGGAGGGCTCGCGTCCGTACAGGACGGAAAGTCGCACCCGTCGCTCGACGGGCGGCGTTCCTGCGTGGGCTTATCGGATCATCCAGGCGGCTAGCTGTATATCCGCGAGGAAGATCGGGAGAAGAATCTAGACTGGCCGGGACGGATCGCTCCTGAACGGTGGCGCGACGCTTCCATTCAGAAACGCAGTTGCCGAAGTCCTGCGCGTGGGATGCCGATCGGTCAAGACGGCGCGCGCCAGGCGAGCGGCTTGTAGAGCACGCGTCCGTCGCCCTCGACCGCCCAGCCGACGATCGGGTTCAGGTGGTAGAGCGCGGCGCCGGGCCCGCGGGCATCGAGGAGCTGCCGAACCGTCGGCTGGACGTACCCGGTCTCGTCGATCGCGCGACTCGAGAGCTCCATCGGCGCGCCGTCGAACCGGAAGGGCAGGGTGAATCGCGTGTGTGCCTTCGGAAGCACCGGCCCCGCGAGCCTCGCCGCCTGCCACCGCTTGCCGCCGTCGAGGGAGACCTCCACGCGCGTGATCCGGCCGCGGCCGCTCCAGGCGATCCCGCGCAGCTCGTGCCAGCCGCGCTCGAGCACCGCCGGGTAGGTGGGCGTCGTGATGACCGACCGCGCGTCCATCGTGAAGCTGAACTGGCGGACCCGTCCGTTCCCGATCGGCTCGGTGTACTTCGACGTCTCCTCGCGGGTCATGAAGGGCCGGTCCGACACTTCGATGCGTCGGAGCCACTTGACGCTCGAGTTCCCCTCCCATCCCGGGTTGAAGAGCCGGATCGGGAATCCCTGGGCCGGCCGGAGCGGCTCGCCGTTCTGCGCGTAGGCCACGATCGAGTCGTCCTGAGCCTTCTCGATCGGGATCGAGCGGGTCATCACGGCCGCGTCCGACCCCTCGGCCAGGAGCCACTTCGCTCCGGGCTTCACGCCGGCCTCCCGAAGCAGCGTTACCAGCGCCACGCCGGTCCACTCGCTCTGACTCGTGAGGCCGCAGAGGAACTGCGGCGTCGTCTCTTCGCCCGCGTCGACGCGAAGGTTGCC
Proteins encoded in this region:
- a CDS encoding LysM peptidoglycan-binding domain-containing M23 family metallopeptidase; translated protein: MMGSPPRARPCRPATPLVARRALVLVLAAALVLALATGCAGGVNGNPGVIHHVARGENLYRIGLRYGVPAKEIARVNGIRDVTELRVGQRLFIPKGGGKRTPNVSAKKRDREPRLSGNTAEARRRAEKSRKEKRGLELAWPVKGKLSSKFGRRWGRNHEGIDISAPTGTPIVAAEAGRVTFAGRKGAYGKVVIVKHAGRYRTLYAHASKLVVRSGQFVERGQKIAEVGSTGRSTAPHLHFEVVRAGNKQNPLGYLP
- the soxC gene encoding sulfite dehydrogenase; amino-acid sequence: MSDEPRTPKDPTRRRVLAALAGAGGLALTGRAGADDSPTADPTKIPGRPPSSLGGRSPHARLERLSAFGSISGTPLQDLHGTITPSDLHFERHHAGIPAIDPAHHELLIHGMVERPLKFSTADLLRFPAVSRIAFLECSGNLRVDAGEETTPQFLCGLTSQSEWTGVALVTLLREAGVKPGAKWLLAEGSDAAVMTRSIPIEKAQDDSIVAYAQNGEPLRPAQGFPIRLFNPGWEGNSSVKWLRRIEVSDRPFMTREETSKYTEPIGNGRVRQFSFTMDARSVITTPTYPAVLERGWHELRGIAWSGRGRITRVEVSLDGGKRWQAARLAGPVLPKAHTRFTLPFRFDGAPMELSSRAIDETGYVQPTVRQLLDARGPGAALYHLNPIVGWAVEGDGRVLYKPLAWRAPS
- a CDS encoding EAL domain-containing protein, whose product is MPEERQIDVAIWSATDDERVAEIVRHLEAGGLHVYDLARSRLDPMVVLLLPGAGGLEFAATCEQIVETFPGAPAIVLHTPQSENAHPCVDHHVFELLPASIDFARVADHVRAVLARWQRFEELKSQATTLQQLESTMDLVYFDFRPDTGTFCPSPQLQRLIGYDDDGDTMAPTPLLDCIHTDDRALFAGTLFEAARSSTPFCVQIRLTDVNGKQRHFRTRGRAFGAIHEGSSSRVFGVCEDTTDHMQRLAEAEARSRIDELTGLGNRRHFDDCLANALARAKREREQLALLYIDLDRFKLINDTLGHDAGDQLLRVVSARLSDSVRAHDVVCLDHDGSANQEGLVSRLGGDEFTVLLSGIHGPADAERVAARMLSAMQQPVDLLGQTLTPSASAGIAVYPGDGQTPDDLRKRADAALYAAKGNGGGFRFFTQSMEDGAIRRLSLENELRAALDREEIELHYQPRVDYRTDRIVGAEALLRWSSPTLGRVSPDEVLRIAEDTGFITSLGRWTLMRACQEGAMWLASCDEPIRLSVNVSPLQFEQDDVFTAVVDALKHAGLPPQLLDLEITESLLLRDDDTTASSLEELRRMGVRIVLDDFGKGYSALAVLMSQPIDVLKLDRRLVDTIAPDGEGSQLLANVIRMAQDLHLHPIAEGVSHADQAEFLAAQGCHEMQGFHFSGAIPAQAFREKLEADR
- a CDS encoding aminotransferase class V-fold PLP-dependent enzyme: MSGAEEDAGVRLPEKGEAWPALRERLIGLGSEDIDWRSKKSAVYVFHPGEDVLEVAKEAYALYQSENALGPAAFPSLKRMETEVIAMAIDLLNGPVEGTGNITSGGTESIILAVKTCRDEAASRGVDVIGANLVLPRTAHLAFDKAAHYLGLEIRRVDVDNEFLADPAAMAEAMDDRTLMIMGSAPCFPYGLVDPIPALSDLALERNVWLHVDACVGGYLNPFAEREGVLLPEWDFRVEGVRTISADLHKYGYAAKGASTVLHRSAEQHVHQTFSNSDWPAGAMTTPTVAGTRPGGAIASAWAVMHYLGVEGYRERTRRIISARDRILAGLAPLGLRVYGDPRLALIAFGPAEGDDLNIFAVWKSLHDRGWFSGVVANPNGIHMMLSPSHEEVADEYLRDLGEAVAEARGGADAGPNPPVRYA